From a single Salvelinus sp. IW2-2015 linkage group LG22, ASM291031v2, whole genome shotgun sequence genomic region:
- the slc19a3b gene encoding thiamine transporter 2 isoform X1, producing MGSWAKLKSTGWVFPTAVLSLYGFFANCRPAEPFLTPYLIGPYKNISEEVVTNYLFPIWTYSYLAVLFPVFLLTDFLRYKPVIVVQGLFLVTNYVLLCFAPGLTAMTFLQFNYAVVTSTEVAYFSYIYSVIPPERYQRATGYLRSAMLTGSTLGATIGQMLVSLAGLDYFHLNAISLGILSIAFLISIWLPMPQQGMFFRGEKAALCLSAKGQVEEEASAVEEAQDAEEAVEDGAGSGRTQGAGGSTGWCSLHNVVYAGRLLWSSFRESYSSRKLVYWSLWWALATAGYGQVFNYIQLMWDHIEPSSTSSVYNGGVEAICAVVGAAAAFCVGHVKVTWDVWGELSLGVFSAVGAGAVFLIGLTSNIWASYAGYVIFKASYMLLITITTFQIASNLSMACYALTFGVNTFVALLLQTILTAIVVDESALGLDIITQVWLHNPELDRPLSIPLTDHCTSYQKWQEIDTWWQIITALLLFLTPLIKPKFNFPFPSSSSMAATMPQYLCFS from the exons ATGGGTTCCTGGGCCAAGCTGAAGTCCACTGGCTGGGTGTTTCCCACAGCCGTTTTGTCGCTCTATGGGTTCTTCGCCAACTGCAGACCAGCTGAGCCCTTCCTAACACCCTACCTTATTGGACCATACAAGAACATCTCAGAGGAAGTG GTGACCAACTACCTGTTCCCCATCTGGACGTACTCCTACCTGGCCGTCCTCTTCCCCGTCTTCCTGCTGACAGACTTCCTGAGGTACAAGCCGGTGATCGTGGTCCAGGGCCTCTTCCTGGTCACCAACTATGTCCTGCTCTGCTTCGCCCCCGGCCTGACCGCCATGACCTTCCTGCAGTTCAACTATGCCGTGGTGACCTCCACGGAGGTGGCCTACTTCTCCTACATCTACAGTGTGATCCCTCCGGAGAGGTACCAGCGGGCCACCGGCTACCTCCGCAGTGCCATGCTGACAGGCTCCACCCTAGGGGCCACCATAGGCCAGATGCTGGTCTCCCTGGCAGGGCTGGACTACTTCCACCTCAATGCTATCTCCCTGGGGATTCTCAGCATTGCGTTCCTCATCTCCATCTGGCTACCCATGCCCCAGCAGGGGATGTTCTTCAGGGGGGAGAAGGCTGCCCTGTGCCTGAGCGCCAAGGgccaggtggaggaggaggcgagTGCAGTGGAGGAGGCCCAGGATGCAGAGGAGGCCGTGGAGGATGGTGCTGGGTCGGGTAGGACCCAAGGTGCCGGGGGTAGTACTGGCTGGTGCAGCCTGCATAATGTGGTCTATGCTGGCAGGCTGCTCTGGAGCAGTTTCAGAGAGTCCTACTCCTCTAGGAAGCTGGTCTACTGGTCTCTGTGGTGGGCTCTAGCCACGGCCGGCTACGGCCAGGTGTTCAACTACATCCAGCTGATGTGGGACCACATAGAGCCATCCAGCACCTCCTCTGTCTACAATGGAGGGGTCGAGGCCATCTGCGCAGTAGTAG GTGCAGCCGCAGCCTTCTGTGTGGGTCATGTAAAGGTGACCTGGGATGTCTGGGGGGAGCTGTCACTGGGGGTGTTCTCTGCGGTCGGGGCAGGGGCCGTGTTTCTGATTGGGCTGACCAGCAACATTTGGGCAAGCTATGCTGGCTACGTCATCTTCAAGGCCTCCTACATGCTGCTGATCACCATCACTAC ATTCCAGATTGCATCCAACCTTTCCATGGCATGCTATGCTCTAACGTTCGGAGTCAACACTTTTGTCGCCCTCTTGCTGCAGACCATTCTCACAGCCATCGTTGTTGATGAAAGTGCACTGGGGTTAGACATTATCACACAGGTATGGTTGCACAATCCAGAGCTAGACAGGCCATTGTCCATTCCTTTAACTGATCACTGCACAAGTTATCAAAAGTGGCAAGAGATTGACACCTGGTGGCAAATTATTACTGCATTGCTACTGTTCTTAACCCCTCTAATAAAACCAAAGTTTAATTTCCCTTTCCCCAGTTCATCATCTATGGCAGCTACTATGCCGCAATATCTGTGCTTTTCCTGA
- the slc19a3b gene encoding thiamine transporter 2 isoform X2, with protein MGSWAKLKSTGWVFPTAVLSLYGFFANCRPAEPFLTPYLIGPYKNISEEVVTNYLFPIWTYSYLAVLFPVFLLTDFLRYKPVIVVQGLFLVTNYVLLCFAPGLTAMTFLQFNYAVVTSTEVAYFSYIYSVIPPERYQRATGYLRSAMLTGSTLGATIGQMLVSLAGLDYFHLNAISLGILSIAFLISIWLPMPQQGMFFRGEKAALCLSAKGQVEEEASAVEEAQDAEEAVEDGAGSGRTQGAGGSTGWCSLHNVVYAGRLLWSSFRESYSSRKLVYWSLWWALATAGYGQVFNYIQLMWDHIEPSSTSSVYNGGVEAICAVVGAAAAFCVGHVKVTWDVWGELSLGVFSAVGAGAVFLIGLTSNIWASYAGYVIFKASYMLLITITTFQIASNLSMACYALTFGVNTFVALLLQTILTAIVVDESALGLDIITQFIIYGSYYAAISVLFLIRGMYTACAHHCXPKQAMDQEQKEEPEVEMPSSDRFCSDHRQ; from the exons ATGGGTTCCTGGGCCAAGCTGAAGTCCACTGGCTGGGTGTTTCCCACAGCCGTTTTGTCGCTCTATGGGTTCTTCGCCAACTGCAGACCAGCTGAGCCCTTCCTAACACCCTACCTTATTGGACCATACAAGAACATCTCAGAGGAAGTG GTGACCAACTACCTGTTCCCCATCTGGACGTACTCCTACCTGGCCGTCCTCTTCCCCGTCTTCCTGCTGACAGACTTCCTGAGGTACAAGCCGGTGATCGTGGTCCAGGGCCTCTTCCTGGTCACCAACTATGTCCTGCTCTGCTTCGCCCCCGGCCTGACCGCCATGACCTTCCTGCAGTTCAACTATGCCGTGGTGACCTCCACGGAGGTGGCCTACTTCTCCTACATCTACAGTGTGATCCCTCCGGAGAGGTACCAGCGGGCCACCGGCTACCTCCGCAGTGCCATGCTGACAGGCTCCACCCTAGGGGCCACCATAGGCCAGATGCTGGTCTCCCTGGCAGGGCTGGACTACTTCCACCTCAATGCTATCTCCCTGGGGATTCTCAGCATTGCGTTCCTCATCTCCATCTGGCTACCCATGCCCCAGCAGGGGATGTTCTTCAGGGGGGAGAAGGCTGCCCTGTGCCTGAGCGCCAAGGgccaggtggaggaggaggcgagTGCAGTGGAGGAGGCCCAGGATGCAGAGGAGGCCGTGGAGGATGGTGCTGGGTCGGGTAGGACCCAAGGTGCCGGGGGTAGTACTGGCTGGTGCAGCCTGCATAATGTGGTCTATGCTGGCAGGCTGCTCTGGAGCAGTTTCAGAGAGTCCTACTCCTCTAGGAAGCTGGTCTACTGGTCTCTGTGGTGGGCTCTAGCCACGGCCGGCTACGGCCAGGTGTTCAACTACATCCAGCTGATGTGGGACCACATAGAGCCATCCAGCACCTCCTCTGTCTACAATGGAGGGGTCGAGGCCATCTGCGCAGTAGTAG GTGCAGCCGCAGCCTTCTGTGTGGGTCATGTAAAGGTGACCTGGGATGTCTGGGGGGAGCTGTCACTGGGGGTGTTCTCTGCGGTCGGGGCAGGGGCCGTGTTTCTGATTGGGCTGACCAGCAACATTTGGGCAAGCTATGCTGGCTACGTCATCTTCAAGGCCTCCTACATGCTGCTGATCACCATCACTAC ATTCCAGATTGCATCCAACCTTTCCATGGCATGCTATGCTCTAACGTTCGGAGTCAACACTTTTGTCGCCCTCTTGCTGCAGACCATTCTCACAGCCATCGTTGTTGATGAAAGTGCACTGGGGTTAGACATTATCACACAG TTCATCATCTATGGCAGCTACTATGCCGCAATATCTGTGCTTTTCCTGATCCGAGGGATGTACACAGCCTGTGCACACCACTGCRGCCCTAAACAGGCAATGGACCAGGAGCAGAAAGAAGAACCCGAAGTGGAGATGCCCTCCTCAGACCGGTTCTGTTCTGACCACAGACAGTAG